The segment TAGGCCATCTGACGGTTGAACGGCCCCTGCGTGCGGGTGCGGGCGGCGAACAGGCCGTAGGTGATGGTCTGGGCGTAGAGGTCGGCGAACTGCTCCTCGGTCAGGCCGGCGATGAGGTACTTCTGGAAAGCCTCGTAGAAGCCGTAGAGGCCCTTTTGCTTCTGGGCCAGTTCGGGGCGGATGACCTCGTCGCGGAGGAAGCGGGTGCGCCGCGCCAGTTCCACCGAGAGGGCTTCGGGCGTCAACGTGGGCGGCAGGGCGAAAGAAAAGAAGGTCTGGAACAGGTGCGTCAGGGCCTCCACCTGTTCTGCAGGCGGGCGAGCCTTGAGCGTCTGGGCGATGAACGGGCGGGCGAGCAAAGCGCGCTCCAACAGCACGCCCTGTCGGTACAGGCGGAATTCGTAGAAATCGGTCAGGATGACGTTGGGGAAGGTTTGCCGGTAGCGCTGGAGTTGCTCCGAGGTCTCAACGATGTCCAGTTTGGCCCCGGGCGCTTTGGCTTCAATGTAGCCGATGACCTGGTGCGCGCCGTCCCAGACGCGGAAATCGGGGTTGCCGGCCTCGGTGGGCTTGGGGAGGACCGTAACCTGGACGGCGCGGTGCAGGGTTTGGGCAAGGTCTTCCAGCAGCGACTTGAGCGCGGGATAGTAACTCTCCTCGCGGGCGTCGCCGCGCTGGGTGAGAGTCGCGATGGATTGCAGGTAGGATTGCAGACGTTTGTTCACGGTTCGCGATGCCTCCTGCGGCTCGTGGTACGGCCCGGCGGCGCGGCGGTGGCCGGCCGGGTGCCGCGGTCGCCGGCCGCATTATACCACATCGTGGGGATTCCCACCAGCGGTAGCGCGATCCCACGGAGCTGGTTGTAACCGCGACTGCACGCGAATGTAGCGAGCGTAGGGACAGGTTTCCATACTGCCCTGTAACCGCGAATAACACGAATGTACGCGAAGGGCATTATGCCCAACGCTGAAGCATCGGGCTGAAGGGGCAAAGCCCTGCGGGCTGCCCCAGCCCTGAAGGGGCTTGGTTCGTTCAGCGCGGGGGTTCACCCCCGCGCGCTGGCTGACCTCACCCCCTCATTCCCCCTCTCCCGGCAGGAGAGGGGGACGCCGAAGGCCGGGGGTGAGGTGCGGTGTCCCCCACCCTGGCCCGCCCCGCGCCGCGGGAGAAGCCCACGATGACGGCCGTGCGCCGTCCCCTCGCGGAACAAACCTGCGCGTTCTTCCCCCATTTGCAGGCGAGAAGCACAGCACGCCCAGGCGCGCGGCGGCCCGCCCTTCTTGGTGTCTTCGCCACTTTGTGGTAAATTGCAACTATCTCTGCGCTCGCCGCGTCTCTGCGGCGGGCCACTGGGAGACACACGACTTGACATTCGCAGATGCCATTGGACTGCAACGCGGCGACGTGCTGGCGCTGGTGGGAGCCGGCGGCAAGACTACCCTCACGGCCCTGCTGGGCGTGGAGTTGCTGGCCCGAGGCGAACCCGTCGCCTGCTGCGCCACGACCATGACCCTGCTGCCCGCGCCCGGCGCCCGCGTGCGCGTGATGTTCACAAACCGCGAGGACGCCGCGGCAGCCATCCGCGACGCGCTGGAATCCGGCCAACTCCCCTGGGTCGCGGGCGAACCTTCGTCCCAACGCGACCCCGCATGCCACGCCCGCGACGGCATGGTTCAGCCCATCGCGCTGACCGACGCCAAGGTCGCCGGCGCCGCCCCCGCGGACATAGACCGCATCCATGCGGCGCTGCCCGACGTAACGCTCATCGTGGAGGCCGACGGCGCGCGCCATCGCTGGCTCAAGGCGCCCGCGGACTATGAGCCGCAACTGCCCGCGTCCACCGCGATTCTGTCGTCGGTCGCGCACCTGGGCATCCTCGGCAAGCCCCTGACCGAGGAATTCGTCCACCGTCCGGAGCGCGTGGCGCGTATCCTGGACGCGCCGATGGGCACAATCCTCACGCCGCAGATGGTGGCAGCGATTCTGACGCACCCAGAAGGCGGACTGAAGGGCTGGCAGCCCGGAATGCGCGCCGTTCCGATCCTCACCCTGCCCGACGCCGATTTCCCGACGCCAGACGATCTCGTGCAGGCGCTGCTGGAAAACAGCCGGGTTTCCCATGTCGTCCTCGCATGGCTGGGCGAAACACCGTGGGTGCAGGCAATCCACCGCCCCACCCCGCAGGACAGTAGAAGGCCGGTTGTCGGCGTCCTCCTTGCCGCTGGCGGCTCCAGCCGCCTGGGTAAGCCCAAGCAACTCCTCCCCTTCGGCGGCACGACGCTGGTGGAGCACGCGCTGGACATCCTGCTCCGCTCGCCCGTGGACGAGGTCGTCGTGGTGCTGGGCGCGCACGCCGAGGAGATCGCGCCACGGTTGCAGAAGCCGCGCGTGCGCGTGGTGCTCAACCCGCGCTGGGAGCAGGGGCAGAGCACTTCGCTCCACGCCGCGCTGGACGCCCTGCCGCCCGACTGCGCCGCCATGGTCTTCGTGCCGTGCGACATGCCCTGGATCTCGCCCGAACTCATCGCGGAGATCATCGCGACGTGGGAGCGGACGGGCAAGCCGCTTGTGGCCACGCTCGGCGGAGAGGTGCGCGGCATTCCGGCGCTCATCGCGCGCGAGATCTTCCCCGAACTGAAGACCATTCCGGGCGACCAGGGGTGCCGCGTCCTGATTCGGGGAGATTCCGCCCGCGTGGCGCACGTTCAAGCCGACCCGCGCCTGCTGGCCGACATTGACACGCCCGAGCAGTATCAAGCGGCGCTGGAAGAATACCATCGCAGACGACAAGGAGAGCAAATGCAACACCTGAAGTCCATCCGCAACCTCATCGTGGACATGGACGGCGTGCTGTACCGCGGCGACGCGCCGATTCCGGGCATCGTGCCATTTTTCCGATTCCTGCGCGAGAACCGCATCCGCTTTCTCCTCGCCACCAACAACTCCACGCTGACCCCGCAGGAGTACTCGGAGAAAATGGCGCGCATGGGCGTGGACATCCCGCCCGAATCCATTCTGACGTCGGGGCTGGCCGCCGCGGACTATCTCGCGGCCCGCTACCCCAAGGGGACGCGCGTCCACGTGATCGGCGAGGCCGGCCTGCGCCAGGCGCTGGCGTCCGTGGGGTTCGTGCTGGCCGACGAGGATGTGGCGGCCGTGGTGGTCGGCATGGATCGCCAGGTAACCTTTGAGAAACTTGCGCGGGCCACGCTTCTCATTCGGGCAGGTGCGCTGTTCGTCGGCACAAATCCCGACAAGACGTTGCCCGTGCCCGAGGGCGAAATCCCCGGAAACGGCGCTCTGCTGGCCCTGCTGGAGGCCGCAAGCGGTGTGCAGCCCCTCGTCATCGGCAAGCCCGAAAAGCACCTGTACGAAATCGCCATGCGGCGGCTCGGCGCTCCGAAGGAGACAACGGCCGCCCTGGGAGATAGGCTGGAGACGGACATCCTGGGCGCCGAACGCGCCGGGCTGTTCTCCATCATGGTACTATCGGGCGTATCCACCCGCGAGCAGGCCCTGACCTCGCCGCATCCGCCCAACCTGATCTTCCAGGATGTCGGCGAACTGACGGAAGCGTGGCGCGTGTTGCTGGACGGGGCATAGGGGGCAGCAACGCGGCATCGCCGCCACAGGGGCGCGCAAGCCCCGCATCACCGCCGCCCGCCCGCGCCAGCGCGAAAGGCGCGTGCGCGTGTGCCCGCGCGGGGCTAAACCCCCGCGCTGACGGAACAAAGCCCCTTCGGGGCTGGGCCAGCGCGCGTCGGGCAGACTGTCCCCTCTCCCGCCGGGAGAGGGCTAGGGTGAGGGCCGTTCGGATCGCGAAGAACACGAAACGACGCCTCAGCAGCGGGCGGCGCGGCGCTCCAGCGGCAGGCGTAACACCCTTCGCATAGATTCGTGTTATTCGTGGATAGGCAAGGCAGGTATGGAAACCTGCCCTACGTTCGCTCGGTTCGTGGCACAATGCCCAAACACGTAGGGCGGCTTTCCATAGCCGCCGAAAAGGCTAAGCAATCTCGCGTTCCCTATTGGCGTAGATTCGTGTTATTCGTGGATGACCCCAGTTACATGTAGAAAGCGCGGTCTTGCCGTAGGCCGCCCAGCCCACGCGGAGGAAAAACATGCATCGGCGAGGCACGGCCTGGCACAGGTGGGCGCTGCTCGCGATCGCCGTCGCAGCAGCGGGCGCAACGTTCCTGCTCAACGTCAGTCGGCCCGGGCCGCTGGCCCGTGTCGGCGAAGGTGAGTCCGCCCCCATGCCCGCCACCCTCACCGTCGCCACCCTCAACCTGTGGCACGACTACCCGCGCTACTCCCGACAGGCCGAACGCCTCCAGGCGGCGACCCTGGCGCTGCGCGACCTGTCGCCCCATGTGGTGTGCCTGCAAGAAGCCTCGCGCACGCCTGTCGTGGCCCACGCAGCCCGCCAATTGGCCAATGGCCTTGGCATCTCCGGCGTGTACGCCCGCGCCAACGGCAACCGCGCGCTCATCCGTTTTGAGGAGGGCGAGGCCATCCTGGTGCGCGGCGCGCTGGCCAACGCCGCGTGGCGCGAACTGTCGCCCACCGCCGGCTTCTTTGAGCATCGGCTGGCCGTCTGGGGCACGGTGGACACCGAAGCGGGACCGGTTGTCGTCTTCAGCACGCATATCACCAACAAGCGAGGCGCGGTCAACGTCGCGCAAATCCGCGCACTCGTGGACATCGTGGAGCGCGAACGGCGAGGACTGCCTGCGGTCGTGGCGGGCGACTTCAACGCCGACGAGCCCGCGCCCCAGATACAGGCGCTGCCCGCCCCCTGGCGCGACGCCTTCCGCGCGGCCCGGCCTGACGCGCTGGGGGTCACCAGCATAGATTCAAACCGGCGGATTGACTACATCTTCTTGGTGGATGGCGATGGCGTGCGCTGGCACGTTCTGGACGCCGACACCTTCGGCGGCGAGGACATCTCGGACCACCGAGGCGTGTGGGCGCGGGCCACTCTCGTGCCGAATCGGTAAGTGGCGCTACACCGCCTCGGGCGGCGCGGGCCGGGCGTTGCGCCGCCACTGCGCCAGTGCCACGCCCACGATCGCCACGCCCATACCCACGTACTGCACCGCCTGCAGGCGCTCGCCCAGCGTCAGCAGCGCGATCAGCGCCGTGGCGAACGGCGATAGGTTCAGCAGCAGATTCATCTCCAGCGCCGTCAGCGTCTGAAGCGCGTGATTGTACAACAGATAGGCCGCCGCCGTGTTGACCAGCGCCAGCCAGAGGACAATCCAGACCCCAGGGGCGGCCATTCGCGGCGCGCCTTCCACGGCCAGCGCCAACGGCAACAGCGCGATGCCACCGAACCCCAGCGGGAAAGCCGTGAGCGCCAACGTGCCCGCGGTTCCGTCGCGCGCCACCTCTCGGCCCAGAATCCCGAACACGGCGAACGCCGCCAGGCCCAGCCCCGTAACCGCCAACCCCAGCGGCTCGCCCGCCCGCAGTCCGGGCGCGAAGAACACCCCGCACCCCGCCAGGCACACGGCCAGCCCGATCACCTGCACGCGGGTCGGGTACTCCCGAAGCCACAGGATGCCGAACCCCAGCACCAGCAGCGGCACCAGGCTCATCAAGAACGAACTCGTGGTAGAAGGCAGGTACTGCAACCCCCAGAAGAGGCATCCGTTTCCGACGGTATAGGCGCACAGGCCGATGAGCGCCAGCCGCACCCACACGCCGCGCGAACGCGGGCGCGTGTTGCGGCGCAGCGCGAACGGGAGTAGAATCACAAACGCGGCCGTGTACCGGAGGCCCGCCAGCGTCAGCGGCCCGGCGTAGCGAAGCCCCGCCTTCACAAGCACGAACGACGAGCCCCAAACCACCACCACGACCAGCGCCTCGGCCAGGGCAGTGGGGAGAGGCGGCCCAACGCGCGATCGGGACGGAATCATGGGCATACTCTCCATGCAGAGTGCTGCCATTATTGCGCGCCGCGGGCCGAGTGTCAAGATTCGGCGCTCCATGGCCCCGTTCGCGGGGAGAGGGTTGGGGTGAGGGGTCTCACCCTCGCCCCGCCTCGCGGGCAGAGAACCCGTAGGGCGGCTTTCCATAGCCGCCTTGCGGCCCCCTCGCCCCGCCTCGCGGGCAGAGCACTGGGGTGAGGGGTCTCACCCTCGCCCCGCCTCGCGGGGAGAGGGTTGGGGTGAGGGGTTTATCTCCCACTGCCAAAGGATTGTTGACAGCCCCGCCTGCAAGGAGTATAATCGCAATAGAACATGTTTTCTACGGAGGGCAACCATGAGCGAGATCACCGTCGCCTGCGTCCAGATGTCGCCCCGACTGGGCGAGGTTGGCGAGAACCTGGTTCGGATGACCGAATTCATTGAGAAGATTCGCGGCGAGCACGACGTGGATCTCATCGTATTCCCGGAACTGTGCACCACGGGCTACGAATGCGGCGTCCGATTCACCGAACTGGCCGAGCGCATCCCCGGCCCCACCACCAACCTCATGAGCCAGCGCGCCTCCGAGTTTGAGGTGCATCTCGCCTTCGGCATGGTGGTCAAAGAGAAGGTGGAAAGCATCATCTACAACGCGGCCATCCTCATCGGGCCCGACGGCGAGATCCTGGGCGACTACCGCGCCCTGCACCCGAAGGGCGAGGAGCGGCTGGCCTTCCGCCCTGGCTATCGCCTTCCCGTCTTTGACACGGGCATCGGGCGCATCGGCCTCATGCTGGGCTGGGACCTGGCGTTTCCCGAGGTGGCGCGGTCGCTGGCGCTGGACGGTGCAGAACTTCTCCTCGCGCTGGCCAACTGGGAGAAGCCCAACCAGGAGGAGTGGAAGGCGTATGCCCTGGCGCGGGCGATGGAAAACGCATCGTTCCTGGCAGCGGCCAACCGCATCGGCGAAGAGTACACCTACGCCTTCTTCGGCGAGAGCGTCATCCTCGGCCCCCGCGGGCAAGTGCTCGCCATCATGGACGAGGAAACCGAGGGATACTGCGTCGCCCGCATCAACCTGGACGACGTGCGGCGCACCCGCGAGGAATTGCAAATCATGCAATGCCGCCAACCCCAGGCCTACCGCAGCATCGTGAGGAGGTACTGATATGCAGCGCATCATTGACCTTCGTAGCGACACCGTAACCCACCCCACCCCCGCCATGCGCGAGGCCATGTACCGCGCCGAGGTGGGCGACGACGTCATGGGCGAGGACCCCACCGTCAACCGCCTCCAGGAGATGGCCGCCGAACGCATGGGCAAGGAGGCGGCCCTGTTCGTCGCCAGCGGCACCATGGGCAACCTCATCTGCATCCTGGCCCAGTGCGGCCGCGGCGACGAAGTGATCATGGGCGACAAGGCCCACACGTTCCTCTTTGAGGCGGGTGGCCCGTCGGTGCTCGGTGGAGTGCACGTGCGCACCGTGCGGAATGGCGACGACGGCACGGTGGACCCCGCCGAGGTGGAAGCCGCCGTGCGCGCCGACAACGTGCACTTTCCGCGCAGCCGCCTAGTCGTGCTTGAAAACACGCACAACCGATGCGGGGGAGCGGTGCTCACTCGCGCGCAGATGGACCCCATCGTCGCGGTTGCGCGCAAGCACAACCTCAACGCGCACCTGGACGGCGCTCGCATCTTCAACGCCGCCGTGGCCCTGGGCGTGGACGCCCGCACCCTCGCCGAACCCTTTGACACGGTCAGTTTCTGCCTGTCCAAGGGGCTATCCGCGCCGGTCGGGTCGCTGGTCTGCGGTACCCGCGAGTTTGTACGCGAAGCCACGCGCCTGCGCAAGGTGCTTGGCGGCGGGATGCGCCAGGCGGGCATCATCGCCGCGGCGGGCATCGTGGCGCTGGAGCAGATGGTGGACCGCCTCGCCGACGACCACGCCAACGCGAGGCGGTTGGCCGAGGGCCTCGCCGAGATGGGCGTCTTTGACATCCGCCCGGACCGCGTCCAGAGCAACATCCTCATCTTTGGCCTGGCCACCCGGCGGTTCACGCCGCAGCAACTGGTGGCCCGATGCGCGCAGGACGGCCTGAAATTCCAGGCCATTGAGGGCGGCCAGTTCCGCATGGTTACGCACTACGGGATAGAGCGCGAGGACATAGACCGGGCCTTGCGCATCCTCACAGACGCCATACGCGACCTGAATCGCTAGCACGGCCTTGTCCCCACGGGCCTTAAAGACCCCCGGGGGCTGTGTGCATTCGCGTGGATTCGCGCGATTCGCGGTTG is part of the Chloroflexota bacterium genome and harbors:
- the yqeC gene encoding putative selenium-dependent hydroxylase accessory protein YqeC; its protein translation is MTFADAIGLQRGDVLALVGAGGKTTLTALLGVELLARGEPVACCATTMTLLPAPGARVRVMFTNREDAAAAIRDALESGQLPWVAGEPSSQRDPACHARDGMVQPIALTDAKVAGAAPADIDRIHAALPDVTLIVEADGARHRWLKAPADYEPQLPASTAILSSVAHLGILGKPLTEEFVHRPERVARILDAPMGTILTPQMVAAILTHPEGGLKGWQPGMRAVPILTLPDADFPTPDDLVQALLENSRVSHVVLAWLGETPWVQAIHRPTPQDSRRPVVGVLLAAGGSSRLGKPKQLLPFGGTTLVEHALDILLRSPVDEVVVVLGAHAEEIAPRLQKPRVRVVLNPRWEQGQSTSLHAALDALPPDCAAMVFVPCDMPWISPELIAEIIATWERTGKPLVATLGGEVRGIPALIAREIFPELKTIPGDQGCRVLIRGDSARVAHVQADPRLLADIDTPEQYQAALEEYHRRRQGEQMQHLKSIRNLIVDMDGVLYRGDAPIPGIVPFFRFLRENRIRFLLATNNSTLTPQEYSEKMARMGVDIPPESILTSGLAAADYLAARYPKGTRVHVIGEAGLRQALASVGFVLADEDVAAVVVGMDRQVTFEKLARATLLIRAGALFVGTNPDKTLPVPEGEIPGNGALLALLEAASGVQPLVIGKPEKHLYEIAMRRLGAPKETTAALGDRLETDILGAERAGLFSIMVLSGVSTREQALTSPHPPNLIFQDVGELTEAWRVLLDGA
- a CDS encoding endonuclease/exonuclease/phosphatase family protein, with protein sequence MHRRGTAWHRWALLAIAVAAAGATFLLNVSRPGPLARVGEGESAPMPATLTVATLNLWHDYPRYSRQAERLQAATLALRDLSPHVVCLQEASRTPVVAHAARQLANGLGISGVYARANGNRALIRFEEGEAILVRGALANAAWRELSPTAGFFEHRLAVWGTVDTEAGPVVVFSTHITNKRGAVNVAQIRALVDIVERERRGLPAVVAGDFNADEPAPQIQALPAPWRDAFRAARPDALGVTSIDSNRRIDYIFLVDGDGVRWHVLDADTFGGEDISDHRGVWARATLVPNR
- a CDS encoding EamA family transporter, with the protein product MIPSRSRVGPPLPTALAEALVVVVVWGSSFVLVKAGLRYAGPLTLAGLRYTAAFVILLPFALRRNTRPRSRGVWVRLALIGLCAYTVGNGCLFWGLQYLPSTTSSFLMSLVPLLVLGFGILWLREYPTRVQVIGLAVCLAGCGVFFAPGLRAGEPLGLAVTGLGLAAFAVFGILGREVARDGTAGTLALTAFPLGFGGIALLPLALAVEGAPRMAAPGVWIVLWLALVNTAAAYLLYNHALQTLTALEMNLLLNLSPFATALIALLTLGERLQAVQYVGMGVAIVGVALAQWRRNARPAPPEAV
- a CDS encoding carbon-nitrogen hydrolase family protein, whose amino-acid sequence is MSEITVACVQMSPRLGEVGENLVRMTEFIEKIRGEHDVDLIVFPELCTTGYECGVRFTELAERIPGPTTNLMSQRASEFEVHLAFGMVVKEKVESIIYNAAILIGPDGEILGDYRALHPKGEERLAFRPGYRLPVFDTGIGRIGLMLGWDLAFPEVARSLALDGAELLLALANWEKPNQEEWKAYALARAMENASFLAAANRIGEEYTYAFFGESVILGPRGQVLAIMDEETEGYCVARINLDDVRRTREELQIMQCRQPQAYRSIVRRY
- the ltaE gene encoding low-specificity L-threonine aldolase, which produces MQRIIDLRSDTVTHPTPAMREAMYRAEVGDDVMGEDPTVNRLQEMAAERMGKEAALFVASGTMGNLICILAQCGRGDEVIMGDKAHTFLFEAGGPSVLGGVHVRTVRNGDDGTVDPAEVEAAVRADNVHFPRSRLVVLENTHNRCGGAVLTRAQMDPIVAVARKHNLNAHLDGARIFNAAVALGVDARTLAEPFDTVSFCLSKGLSAPVGSLVCGTREFVREATRLRKVLGGGMRQAGIIAAAGIVALEQMVDRLADDHANARRLAEGLAEMGVFDIRPDRVQSNILIFGLATRRFTPQQLVARCAQDGLKFQAIEGGQFRMVTHYGIEREDIDRALRILTDAIRDLNR